One segment of Gilliamella sp. ESL0441 DNA contains the following:
- a CDS encoding 5-methylcytosine-specific restriction endonuclease system specificity protein McrC, with translation MNTKSTIKQNITLNKIPIRNIWLLLLYASDSYKELDEHQRINFEENPEKIVELTAEIYCKAVHKGLRYSLSNSYQPEKQVLTRVRGKIDYLTTTRKLLLEKGKIHCRYDGLTNNTPKNQYIHGAAHVLLRQLNNDELIKQCKQITNRFKELKIGKSNYYNPVIDQFNRSNPHDNLLVSVAKLVHSLSIPTELFGKETLNTLEKTDQWLRALFEKAVIGFYRVNLNPNEWQIESGKRFKWQCTQSTDNIGQFMPEMITDLIIENNKTNSRLIVDTKCTSIFKKSSHSFITDHLYQLYAYVRSQEKIDDPLSFSASGMLLYPTVDESINEHTLIQGHQLNFSTIDLRQENMKIKDCLLSLLAQST, from the coding sequence ATGAATACTAAATCGACAATAAAACAAAATATCACATTAAATAAAATACCTATTAGAAACATATGGTTACTTTTATTGTATGCATCAGATTCTTATAAAGAGCTTGATGAACACCAGCGAATAAATTTTGAAGAAAATCCTGAAAAAATTGTTGAGCTGACTGCTGAAATTTATTGCAAGGCAGTGCACAAAGGATTGCGTTATTCATTATCTAACAGTTATCAACCTGAAAAGCAGGTTTTAACACGTGTTAGAGGAAAAATTGATTATTTAACTACCACACGTAAATTATTACTTGAAAAAGGTAAAATCCATTGTCGATATGATGGATTAACAAATAATACACCAAAAAATCAATATATTCATGGTGCTGCTCATGTTTTATTAAGGCAATTAAATAATGATGAATTGATTAAGCAATGCAAACAAATAACCAATCGTTTTAAAGAGTTAAAAATCGGTAAATCTAACTATTACAACCCTGTTATCGATCAGTTCAATCGATCAAATCCTCATGATAATCTATTAGTTTCGGTGGCTAAATTGGTTCATAGTTTGTCTATTCCAACAGAATTATTCGGTAAAGAAACACTTAATACGTTGGAGAAAACTGATCAGTGGTTAAGAGCATTATTTGAGAAAGCGGTAATTGGTTTTTATCGGGTTAATCTCAATCCAAATGAATGGCAAATCGAGTCTGGTAAAAGGTTTAAATGGCAATGTACCCAATCGACGGACAACATTGGACAGTTTATGCCAGAAATGATTACCGATTTAATTATAGAAAATAACAAAACAAATTCTCGCTTAATTGTGGATACTAAATGTACATCTATTTTTAAAAAATCAAGCCATTCATTTATAACAGATCATTTATATCAGCTCTATGCTTATGTAAGAAGCCAAGAAAAAATTGACGACCCTTTATCGTTTTCAGCATCAGGTATGTTACTTTATCCAACAGTGGATGAATCAATAAATGAACATACCCTAATTCAAGGACATCAATTAAATTTTTCTACTATTGATTTGAGACAAGAAAACATGAAAATTAAGGATTGTTTACTGTCTTTATTAGCTCAAAGTACATAA